A stretch of Lutra lutra chromosome 9, mLutLut1.2, whole genome shotgun sequence DNA encodes these proteins:
- the BPIFA1 gene encoding BPI fold-containing family A member 1 — protein sequence MFQIGGLIVFCGLLAHTTALLDTLPLPLDPTLLLEGTPAQDLSPTDLARSLTDALSTGLLSEGLLGILENLPLLNILKTGGGTSGGLLGGLLGKVTSVVPLLNKIIDMKITNPQLLELGLVQSPDGHRLYVTIPLGITLNVNTPLAGHLLKLAVKLNITAQVLAVKNEEGKIHLVLGDCTHSPGSLQISLLNGFAPLPVQGLVNGVSSILNQVLPGLVQGEVCPLVNEVLSQLDVTLVHSIADLLIHGLEFVIKV from the exons ATGTTTCAAATTGGGGGCCTCATTGTCTTCTGTGGGCTGCTGGCCCATACCACAGCCCTGCTGGACACCCTGCCCTTGCCCCTGGACCCGACCCTGCTTTTGGAGgggactccagcccaggacctAAGTCCCACAGATCTTGCTAGAAGCTTAACAGATG CCCTCAGCACTGGCCTGCTCTCTGAGGGTCTGTTGGGCATTCTCGAAAACCTTCCACTCTTGAACATCCTGAAGACTGGAGGAGGCACTTCTGGTGGCCTGCTGGGGGGCCTGCTTGGGAAAGTGACTTCAGTGGTCCCCCTCCTGAACAAAATCATTGA TATGAAGATCACTAATCCCCAGCTGCTGGAACTAGGCCTTGTGCAGAGCCCAGATGGTCATCGTCTCTATGTCACCATCCCTCTGGGCATAACCCTCAATGTGAACAC GCCCCTGGCCGGACATCTGTTAAAGCTGGCTGTGAAACTAAACATCACCGCACAAGTGCTAGCTGTGAAAAACGAAGAGGGGAAAATTCACCTGGTTCTTGGTGACTGCACTCACTCCCCCGGGAGCCTGCAAATCTCCTTGCTTAATGG atttgCTCCCCTCCCTGTTCAAGGCCTTGTCAATGGTGTCAGCAGCATCTTGAACCAAGTCCTTCCTGGGCTAGTACAGGGCGAG GTGTGCCCTCTGGTCAACGAGGTTCTCAGTCAGCTGGATGTCACCTTGGTGCATTCCATTGCTG ACTTACTGATCCATGGGCTGGAATTTGTCATCAAGGTCTAA